A region from the Prionailurus viverrinus isolate Anna chromosome E2, UM_Priviv_1.0, whole genome shotgun sequence genome encodes:
- the KCNA7 gene encoding potassium voltage-gated channel subfamily A member 7: protein MEPRCPPPCGCCERLVLNVAGLRFETRARTLGRFPDTLLGDPARRGRFYDCARREYFFDRHRPSFDAVLYYYQSGGRLRRPAHVPLDVFLEEVAFYGLGAAALARLREDEGCPLPPERPLPRRAFARQLWLLFEFPESSQAARVLAVVSVLVILVSIVVFCLETLPDFRNDRDNPGLAAVAAAGPFPARLNGSSPVPGTLSRMPFDDPFFMVETLCICWFSFELLVRLATCPSKAAFFKNVMNLIDFVAILPYFVALGTELARQRGVGQPAMSLAILRVIRLVRVFRIFKLSRHSKGLQILGQTLRASMRELGLLIFFLFIGVVLFSSAVYFAEADREDSHFTSIPESFWWAVVTMTTVGYGDMAPVTVGGKIVGSLCAIAGVLTISLPVPVIVSNFSYFYHRETEGEEAGMYSHVDTQPCGPLEGKVNGGLVDGEMPELPPPLWAPPGKHMVTEV from the exons ATGGAGCCGCGGTGCCCGCCGCCGTGCGGCTGCTGCGAGCGGCTGGTGCTCAACGTGGCCGGGCTGCGCTTCGAGACGCGGGCGCGGACGCTGGGCCGCTTCCCGGACACGCTGCTAGGGGACCCGGCGCGCCGGGGCCGCTTCTACGACTGCGCGCGCCGCGAGTACTTCTTTGACCGGCACCGGCCCAGCTTCGACGCCGTGCTCTACTACTACCAGTCCGGCGGGCGGCTGCGGCGGCCGGCGCACGTGCCGCTCGAcgtcttcctggaggaggtggcctttTACGGGCTGGGCGCGGCGGCGCTCGCGCGCCTGCGCGAGGACGAGGGCTGCCCCTTGCCGCCCGAGCGCCCCCTGCCCCGCCGCGCCTTCGCGCGCCAGCTCTGGCTGCTCTTCGAGTTCCCCGAGAGTTCGCAGGCCGCGCGCGTGCTCGCCGTCGTCTCCGTGCTCGTCATCCTCGTCTCCATCGTCGTCTTCTGCCTCGAGACGCTGCCCGACTTCCGCAACGACCGCGACAACCCGGGGCTCGCTGCGGTGGCGGCTGCCGGCCCG tTCCCTGCTCGGCTGAATGGctccagcccagtgcctggaaccCTGTCTCGCATGCCCTTCGATGACCCGTTCTTTATGGTGGAGACGTTGTGCATCTGTTGGTTCTCCTTTGAGCTACTGGTGCGCCTGGCGACCTGCCCAAGCAAGGCGGCCTTTTTCAAGAACGTGATGAACCTCATCGATTTCGTGGCCATCCTCCCCTACTTTGTGGCGCTAGGCACCGAGCTAGCCAGGCAACGGGGCGTGGGCCAGCCGGCCATGTCACTGGCCATACTACGAGTTATCCGACTGGTGCGCGTCTTCCGGATCTTCAAGCTGTCCCGGCACTCAAAGGGCCTGCAGATCTTGGGCCAGACACTACGGGCCTCCATGCGTGAGCTGGGTctcctcatcttcttcctcttcatcgGTGTGGTTCTCTTCTCCAGCGCGGTCTACTTTGCGGAGGCCGACCGGGAAGATTCCCATTTCACCAGCATCCCTGAGTCCTTTTGGTGGGCGGTGGTCACCATGACCACAGTCGGCTACGGAGACATGGCACCCGTCACTGTGGGTGGCAAGATAGTGGGCTCTCTGTGCGCCATCGCTGGTGTGCTGACCATTTCCCTGCCTGTGCCGGTCATCGTCTCCAACTTCAGCTACTTTTACCACCGGGAGACAGAGGGCGAAGAGGCCGGAATGTACAGCCATGTGGACACGCAGCCCTGTGGCCCACTGGAGGGCAAGGTCAATGGGGGGTTGGTGGACGGAGAGATGCCTGAGCTACCGCCTCCACTCTGGGCCCCCCCTGGGAAACACATGGTCACCGAAGTGTGA